The stretch of DNA CCTACAAAGTCACCACCGCGCGTACCACCGTCAATGGCAGCAACAGCACCACCATCGCGGCGCTGGATGCCGGCAGCCTGGGCAATGCCGACGCCGGCCTGGCACTGACCCCGGTGCAGCCGATTACCGGTGTCGTCGGCAACAGTTTTGTGGTGCTCGCCCCCGGCCTCAGCGGTGGCGTAGCGCGGGAAAGTCTGGAGTCGCTGCGCTCGCGGGTGATCCGTTCCTATCGCGTGATCCCCCACGGCGGTTCGTCCAGCGACTACGAGACCTGGGCGCTGGAAGTGCCGGGCGTGACGCGGGCCTGGTGCCGTGGCGGTTTGCTCGGGCCGGGCACGGTGACGGTGTTCATCATGCGTGACGAAGACCCGCAACCGGTGCCTAACGATGAGCAACTGGCGGAAGTTCAGGACTACATCGAACCGCTGCGCCCGGTGACGGCGGAAGTGCATGTGCAGCGGCCGATTCAGGTGCCGGTGGTGTATCGCTTCAAGAGCGTCAATCCGGACACCACTGCCGTGCGCGCCGCCGTCGAAGCGCAGTTGCGCGACCTGCACAACCGCGAGGCCGATCTGGGTGTGCCGCTGCTGATCAGCCATATCCGCGAAGCCATCAGCAGCGCCGGCGGTGAGTACGATCACACGCTGACCGCGCCGGCCGCTGACGTGCCTGCCGGGCAAAGCGAACTGCTCACCTTCGGAGGTTGCGTATGGGGGGCATAAGAACCGCCGCGCAATACCAGACGCAACTGCGCGCGCTGCTGCCGAGCGGTCCGGCGTGGGATCCGGAGCGCGTGCCGGAG from Pseudomonas sp. P8_229 encodes:
- a CDS encoding baseplate J/gp47 family protein codes for the protein MPFETPSLPVLIKRTQSDLAGDSLRQSDAQVLARTLGGAAFGLYGYLDWIAEQILPDKADESTLERIAALRLNQPRKPAQVATGSVSFTATAGAVLDVDTLLQASDGRTYKVTTARTTVNGSNSTTIAALDAGSLGNADAGLALTPVQPITGVVGNSFVVLAPGLSGGVARESLESLRSRVIRSYRVIPHGGSSSDYETWALEVPGVTRAWCRGGLLGPGTVTVFIMRDEDPQPVPNDEQLAEVQDYIEPLRPVTAEVHVQRPIQVPVVYRFKSVNPDTTAVRAAVEAQLRDLHNREADLGVPLLISHIREAISSAGGEYDHTLTAPAADVPAGQSELLTFGGCVWGA